A genomic window from Thermotoga sp. includes:
- a CDS encoding FtsW/RodA/SpoVE family cell cycle protein: protein MVFGLISLRSATYGERESLFSKQVIWDVMGFSLMISILFVKDSTIRRLSVVLYTVSVVLLLALLLKGTPIGGSKRWFKVAWISFQPSDLAKLSLIVLLPYLLERRWFWRSLFLTLVPAALVFLEPDLGTALSLGLIWFFAVLSSRVDKRPLLVLLLIVVILLPVFFFFGLKDYQRARILSFLNPEEYGKSYSYNVIQSIHAIGAGGFFGTGYMKGRANLMGYVPVSHTDFIVSVIGEEFGFLG, encoded by the coding sequence ATGGTGTTTGGGCTGATTTCCCTGAGAAGTGCCACTTATGGAGAGCGTGAATCCCTATTCTCAAAGCAGGTGATCTGGGATGTTATGGGTTTTTCACTGATGATCTCGATTCTTTTTGTAAAAGACAGCACCATAAGAAGATTATCCGTGGTGCTGTATACGGTTTCTGTTGTTTTGTTATTGGCTCTCCTTTTGAAGGGAACTCCAATCGGTGGTTCCAAGAGATGGTTTAAAGTAGCGTGGATCAGTTTTCAACCTTCGGATCTAGCAAAACTTTCCCTCATTGTTCTGCTTCCGTATCTTCTGGAAAGAAGGTGGTTTTGGAGAAGTCTTTTTCTCACCCTTGTTCCTGCGGCTCTCGTCTTTCTGGAGCCAGACCTTGGCACCGCCCTTTCTCTGGGGTTGATCTGGTTTTTTGCCGTTCTGTCATCTAGGGTCGATAAGAGGCCCCTCCTTGTTCTTCTGCTGATCGTCGTGATCTTACTTCCGGTGTTCTTCTTTTTTGGTTTGAAGGACTATCAAAGGGCAAGAATTCTTTCTTTTCTCAATCCCGAAGAATACGGAAAGAGTTACTCTTACAACGTAATTCAGTCCATACACGCGATCGGAGCCGGCGGGTTCTTTGGGACGGGCTACATGAAGGGAAGGGCAAATTTGATGGGGTACGTTCCTGTCTCGCACACGGATTTCATCGTGTCTGTCATTGGAGAAGAGTTCGGGTTTTTGGG